The proteins below are encoded in one region of Megalops cyprinoides isolate fMegCyp1 chromosome 14, fMegCyp1.pri, whole genome shotgun sequence:
- the inhbb gene encoding inhibin beta B chain, producing MSKYIVKVACFVACVLSIRCTPAPGTETQTVSQDTCASCGLGQPEESGRMDIDFLEAVKRHILNRLQMRERPNITHPIPKAAMVTALRKLHAGKVREDGRVEIPNLDGHATYNNEVQEETSEIISFAESDEMSSSKSSLYFLISNEGNQNLYVSQANLWLYFKLLPTGSEKGSRRKVTVKVYYQQAGLTAGVAAGGRWSVVEKRVDLKRSGWHTFPLTEAVRTVFERGDRRQDLDVRCEGCEAAGVLPILVDPDDESHRPFLVVQARLADGKHRIRKRGLECDGTGGLCCRQQFYIDFRLIGWNDWIIAPSGYFGNYCEGSCPAYMAGVPGSASSFHTAVVNQYRMRGMSPGSMNSCCIPTRLSTMSMLYFDDEYNIVKRDVPNMIVEECGCA from the exons atgagcaaGTATATTGTCAAAGTGGCTTGCTTTGTGGCTTGCGTACTTTCTATCCGCTGCACACCGGCGCCGGGGACCGAGACTCAAACTGTGTCCCAGGATACGTGTGCTTCTTGTGGCCTCGGACAGCCAGAGGAATCGGGGCGGATGGACATAGATTTTTTGGAAGCGGTGAAGAGGCATATCCTAAACAGGTTACAGATGCGGGAAAGACCGAACATCACTCACCCCATCCCGAAGGCTGCGATGGTAACAGCGCTGAGGAAACTTCATGCggggaaagtgagagaggacGGACGGGTTGAAATCCCGAACCTTGACGGACACGCTACCTACAATAACGAGGTACAGGAGGAAACCTCGGAGATCATCAGTTTCGCGGAATCAG ATGAGATGTCGTCGTCCAAGTCAAGCCTCTACTTCCTCATCTCGAATGAGGGGAATCAAAACTTGTACGTGTCTCAGGCCAACCTGTGGCTGTACTTCAAGCTGCTGCCGACCGGCTCGGAGAAGGGCTCCCGGCGCAAGGTGACGGTGAAGGTGTACTACCAGCAGGCGGGGCTGACGGCGGGCGTGGCGGCAGGCGGCAGGTGGAGCGTGGTGGAGAAGCGGGTGGACCTGAAGCGCAGCGGCTGGCACACGTTTCCGCTGACGGAGGCGGTGCGCACCGTGTTCGAGCGGGGCGACCGGCGGCAGGACCTGGACGTACGCTGCGAGGGCTGCGAGGCGGCCGGCGTGCTGCCCATCCTGGTGGACCCCGACGACGAGTCGCACCGGCCCTTCCTGGTGGTGCAGGCCCGGCTGGCCGACGGCAAGCACCGCATCCGCAAGCGCGGCCTGGAGTGCGACGGCACCGGCGGACTCTGCTGCCGCCAGCAGTTCTACATCGACTTCAGGCTCATCGGCTGGAACGACTGGATCATCGCCCCGTCGGGCTACTTCGGGAACTACTGCGAGGGGAGCTGCCCGGCGTACATGGCAGGCGTGCCCGGCTCAGCCTCCTCCTTCCACACGGCGGTGGTGAACCAGTACCGCATGCGGGGCATGAGTCCCGGCTCCATGAACTCCTGCTGCATCCCCACCCGCCTCAGCACCATGTCCATGCTCTACTTCGACGACGAGTACAACATCGTCAAGCGCGACGTGCCCAACATGATCGTGGAGGAGTGTGGCTGCGCCTGA